The sequence AAACCCAAGGGCCAAGCTAAGAGTCCCCATTTGGGATGCGAGGCGTGCAACAGGCCGCAGTCCTCATTTCTCCTTGCGTTCCTAACCCAAAGGGATATTTCCCAACACATCGGACAGCCCGTGTTTACACGCTTCCACAGGCACAAAGGAGAGACTCACGATTTTGTCCGGCAGGGGCGTGCTGCCGATGAAACACTCCACTTTCCCCGGGTTGCCACGCACCGCGTATTGGACGGACTCGCTAGAAATGATGGGGGGCCCTGGTGAAAAGGAGGGAGTTTCAGGAGAGAGAAGGCGACGTTTTATGTCAAAACTCTCCCTGCAGAAACGCTCTGGTATCCCACTGCTGTAGAATTAAGATTTTGGAACATGTGGAGCTTTCATAGCGTTTTGAGATGTTACATTTGAGTATTAGCGATATTAATGACTTGAACCTTTGAATATTTAGGCCATCtaagacagaggtgggcaactctgCAGGCCTCTACGTCCAATTCCCTTTTGCTGGGGAAGTGGTGGGCCATTGTGAGAATCAGGAGGCCGGACTAAACGGTCTAATCCTGCAAgccgcttcttatgttctttcagcTTCAAGGCCACCTAATAAGCCTTTGAGAAGAGGTAAGATTCAAACTCAGAACCTCCCAATTCACGCTTCAGCCTGTCCAGCCCCGACCCACCTGCCCATCTCGTTGGGGGTCTCAGTTTCCTGGTAACAGACCACGCCCCTACCTGTCTTGTCAAGGTGAGCAGCCGATGACAAGCGATCAGGCACCTGATACGTTCTAAAAAACCGGCTCTGCTAATGAGGAGGATTAGGGAATTGAGCTCTGCTCCGTCAGGAAGAGCTTACAATTCGAAATCCGTAGATCGGCTCCCGCTGCTAACGCACCCTGCAGGGGACCTGGCTTCTTCTTATTCATCACCGTCTTAGTGCTTTTAGCTGTTTAACTGggttccctccccgccccccactccactGCCTCGATCCTCCTTCGACAAACACAAACCtctctttgcatgcagaggggggaaatgccaagCCTCCCTTTGAAGGATGGGTGATTTCAGAGCCCAATGGATACGCAAGACCCGCTAATTGGGCGTCTCGCGCTTCCTGCCCGTAACCACGCCTTAGGAGAAACGGTTccgcattttagaatgggggaaaggtggggaaCCAGCCAACGATTGGGGAAAAGAGATGTGGTCATCTGGGAAAACCCAAAAAAAGCTGACGGGGACCCCAACGCACGCCAGATTTGGTGTGAGGTTCAATCCCACCTggggtagacaatactgagccctTGATTcggaaccatgaggactggaatccTGCTTTATGTTTAGGGGGCGGCCCAATGCTTCAGAGCAGAGCCTTGCTTGGCAGGCAATGGTCCCAAGATAAATCCCCGGcaggcagcatctccaggcagggagaggaaagaatgctgctagtcagtgtcagaaatactggactagacagaTCCTGATGCGCAGGACGGTGGCTGTAGCCCTGCTCTTCTCCTTCTCATCCACGGAGGCACCAGGAGCACATCCCTCACAGCCCCAGAGGACTCTGGGAGAGCCATCGGCCTTCTGCACACCCCAGCCGCCTCACTCACCGTTGACAAAGAGGGTGACTTCTCGCTCTCCCACCCCAATCCGCGGCACGATGGCCTTGCAGACGTACTGCCCTGCGTCTGCCTGCGTGACGGACTTGAGATACAGCTGGTTGCTGTTGCTCAGCACCTGGGGACACAAGCAGAGGGCgatgtgagggagggagagagagaaggggggagggagggccccCCCGAAGGCCACGGGAAGCCGGGGAGCGTCTCACTCGGTTCCCGTAGGGAGCCACACACCCCCATGAAAACCCCCTTTCCCCATCAGGCCTTTGGCTtaagccccccccctctcccttaagCAGCTGTAGAGCCTGGGGAAGGGTCGGGGATCCAGCCTTGGAGAGCCGCCTTCCCCAGGCCAGGAGCTGGCGTGGAGCTCTCCGTGGTGCTGCAAGGGCCAGCAGGCTTCGTCCTGGTCGTGGACAAGGGCAACGCCCCACAATCcacaaaggaaggaagagagccAGACTGACCATGTTGGATTCCTTCTTGGTCCAGGTGAGGGTGAGGGGAGGGTTCCCGGCCCACACGCAGGTCAGCGTCACGTCCGAGCCGATGTCGGTGGTCGTGGGCCTGGGGTCCACCACGATGCGAGGAGCAACTGACAGAGGGGGAGAGCGGGAAGAGAGGGCTGCTGAGAGACGGTGCGGACAGCTAaccgctctctctccccccacacacatcctGCCCGAGGGAAACCTGAGCTCCTGACTCAGTGCCTAAAACGGGGGATGGGGGTAAAAATCTGGGATGGGGCGAAGGTGGCTCAGAAGGACAGACCAGCTCTCCAGTGGATCTGCACCACTCCTGCACAAAGTCACACACCAGTggcagcggggagggggaaatggctgtGGGGGCCACCAGGAAGGAGGCATTGCTAACCTGTCCTCAGCCTTCcctctacctggtgccctccagatgtgttggactaccactctcatgttatgctggctggggctgatgggagttgaagtccaaaacctggGGGAGGCTGTTGTCGATTCTTGGCAGAGAGGCACGCCAGAGCGCCAGGGAagccctccggccccaccaccaccaccagccactCACAATGCACGTCCACCAGGGTGCTGACGTTGGTGCTGCCCACATCGTTGTGCACCTCGCACGAGACGGGCTCCGTGAAGAAGGTGTAATCCACCTGCGTCTCGTATTTGCTCTCCTGGGCATCCTCGATGACCATGCCGCCTTTAgcccacctgggggggggggtgccgaGGGGAAGGAAGCGGCGTCAGACCCGTGTCGGGAGGGAAGACGACAGAGGAACAGGGGTGGCAAAAGAGCACCACTGGCCTggggcttccctccctccctcccgcgcagatgcccctcccccaccccgcccctgcaCCCAACTCACCTGTAGCCTTTGATCTCCGGGTTGGCGGTGGCCACGCAGGTGAAGGTGACCCGCTCCCCTTCCTGCACGGTCTGCGGCTGGATGGACAGCGTCACCGTGGGAGGGTCTGGCACGTGGGAAGGAAAAAGGGCGGTCACTGGGAGGGAGCCACGGGAGCACAAAGAAGAAGCCGCCACCCCACCTTCCTCATCCCTGGGCCAGGTTCGCCCCAGGGGCGGAGAGGTGACTCAGCCGTGGAGCAGGTAACCCAGCGCCCTCCaggagttttggactacagctcacacTGGCTTCAGCCACGGCGGCTGAtagttggggataatgggagttgtagtccaaaacattgggagggtgcTGCGTTGCCTACACTTTTGAGAAGAAAAATATCCCTACCTTGGGTTGGACAAGTAGGGCGTCtgtgtgtaaaaaaaaaccctccccccacGTGCACcgcccccctcctctttctctgatGGCTCAGGAACAGCCTTCAAAATGGCGCCAGCCCAAGTCCCCTAGGGTGGCGCCATCTTGAACAAGAGCCCCCTTGCAGCGCCTTTGGGCCCCATGCGGAACGGCAAAGCCCGGCAAGAAGAGCGAGGCAAAAGTGCCACTCACGGTGCACGTCCAGCGTGACGGAGGTCTCCTTGCCAGCCGGGACGGCGTCGTTGGTGCAGCGGCAAACGTACACCCGGCCGATGTCCTGGTCGGTGGGATTGATCAGCAGGTGGCTCACGGTGGTCTCCCGCTTCCCATCTGGCAACACTTCCTGGAGGGGCCACAGAAGAGAAGACCCAGCAACGTGAAGACGCGGGACAAGGGACTTTGCCCCCGGTCAGGATGTCTCAGGGCTGCACCAACAGTTTAGATTAAAGGGGTTCAGAATCCTTTAAACGGACTAAAAAGGTGCCCGTTTTTATATTATTAAagtttgtgtattgtttttaatacaaGCACTTCCTCCAGTCCTCCCCAATtcggtgctgtccagatgtgtgggactacaaacctcattatccccagccagcatgggcaaggcGGTTCTGGCAGGCAACTCAACGTCACTGTGCGAGCCATCCTTTCCAAATTTGCCTGCTCAGCACCTGACGAGGTCGTCAGAATGAATGCCGCCACCTCATAAACTGCTCAGGAATTGACGAGGGAGGAGCATAAGCGAACGGCGTGAGCAATCAAATGACCAGCGGAAGGGTGCTTCCGCAAAGAGCTTCCGCACTCATCCGAGAGGGCGCCTCGCCGGCCTGAGCCCTGCCTCACGCCAACCATGCCAGGGTGGAggtcagagccttccaaagaagGCACAAGGCAGCCCCGGGCCGGCAATAAGGGAAGGTCGGCCAaaccctctccccacacccaggaGCCGAAATGGCTGGACGTGGCCGTACTGTGCTTGTGGCAGCTTCTGACTGCTGCATCCCGTCCCGGAACCAGACAATGGCAGCCGCGGGCTTGGCGTTGCGTGCCCGGCACGTGAGGTTGCGCGGTGTGCCCGCCCGTAGCAGGATCTCAGGGGCTCCATCGATCACGGGGTCTTCGGGGGGAACTGTAAAGAGAGAGGCGGGCCGGGTGAGCGAGGCCTTTGCAGCCCCACTCTTTTGCTGTCCCCCCACCTGCCCAGATGTCTtgggactacaacgcccatcattcccaggacAGACGGGAATAAtagcagttgtagtccagcacgcCTGGTGGGGCTTCTTCGCATGCCTCGATCCTTATGTGCGCACCCCAACCATCGCAGAAAACCCAGCTAAGCATCCGCTTTTTATGGGGTCAAAGTAGCGCAAAATGCATAGCAGGGCCTGTTTCAGAGTAGCCCCGATAGGGCAAAACTCCCTCTACTAGCATGCAGGGTTTTGGATGGCAACATATGaggttgttctttttcttttccagaaacaaaactaattattattattataattatcatttattacatttatataccacctataGCTGAAGTTAAAAGCTCCCACTCGGTTCCTGGTCGGGTTCTAGTGTTCTTGTTCTTCCATGGCTTGGACTGCCTCAGGACACAAAGGACTCAACATGGCCCAGGTAGTGGGCTCGGAACGGAGGAACCGGCCAGGAGGCTGCCCACCGCTACCCGGTGAAGAGGGCCTGTTCCACAGGCAGCCACGGTCGCTCCAGTCGCTCAGATAAACTGGGCCTCtcccacctgcctgcctctctcgcTCGGGATGAGGACACCTTCGCGCAAGACAGGGAGGGTCCCGGCCTAGAACCCGCGGAGCTGACGGAAGGGAGGGAACCCTGGGCTTCACTTTGTGCTCCTGAGCagtctggtttattttattttattttttaaaaaaagataaattgtTCTGCATAACTGAGCAGGGGAAGAGCGAGCCGGGCCCTTCAAACCTTGCACGTCTTtctagaaagggagaaaaaaaaatcaaaaaggaaaaagaaaaccagggCTGTGCAAGTCTGAAATATTGATGATACTTCAATGGAGAGGAAGGCGCTCTGATTAAGATggcaaggaagtgggaggggagctTCCCCAAGGTctgcttccctctctctttctcaatattgtgtgtgtgtgtgtgtgtgtgtcacacacacacacacactgagacagGGTGGACAACTGATTGTCACACGGGAAGATGAAGAGTTTTTTTGAAGGAGTTTTTTTTTGACAAATTCGTCTTTCTTAGACATAGAGAAGGGGGTCATTACTGATTTATTAGCCTTTaatttagtaataataataataataataataataacaacaacaacaacaacaacaacaacaacaacaacaagaacaaccagACTGAGATTTTGTTAGGCGGAGCCACAAAAGCACAGGAAGAAAGGTTGTGGAGCAGCTATGAAGCATCTCACAGGATCCGACCCTTAAATACAAATCCAGAGGTGGCAGCTGGGagtggagggaaagagaggggggcCAGCCTGGCTTAAggaggctccccaccccaccccgctcccttTGCTATAGACTCAGTTCCCCCAATGTCGTCCCATCCCACGccaggagacaaaagctgatgcCAAGCATCTCTTGCATCGCCCGGGCTCCCAGCCCCAGACAGACAGCTGTCCATCATGCTGTGGCAATTCGCCACTCTGAATTCCGGGGGGTGGGATAGCAATGACAGTGACgagacccccaccaccacctccttgcTTCCCTGTTCCCCGTGGCCCTGCCTGCATCAAGCAAAGGGCAGGCAAGAACAGCACAGCTGGGATGGGACGCTGGGATCACGGCTTTTGTGGTGCGCCGTCAAAGGCAGGGGCTGACAGGCCCTGGCCAAAGTGGTGCATTGTGGGGGAGCCGGATAAGGAGAGCCGCTCATGGCAGCAAGGCTTGTGGCAGGCCCACGCAGGATCGGCCAAGGCTGTGGCATGAGAGGTCAACATAAGGAGGCTCCGAGGAGGCCGGGCGACACCATGGCTCTTGGTACGGCCGTGACGAGCCCAGGAGGGCCACACTCGCGCTAGCAAATCTTTCATTCACTCTGAATTTTAAACCTCCGAATCTTGTGGTGCAATTCTCCAGTCCAAACAAAGGTATGCGCAAAGATATTCATGAAAAGGTTCAAGAATGCATTTTCTTAAGACAAAATGGCTTTAGCCAAATTGTGTGCGTTAAACGCTGCAAACTTTGGCGCAggcttctcttcctttcttttttaaaatgcaaattgataCCGGGGACCAGACGAAATGAGCTCCAGGCCTGGAGAGAAACCTGGATTGAGAGATTCGTCTGTCCCAAGCGGGCAAACGGGAGGTGGTCAGAGCTGTGTGGTGGCGATTTCACCCTACGGCCACACAGTGCCGTTACGGGATCGCTGCTGAATCCACTTGGACAGCGTGATCAGCGGACGGACACTTCTGGAGACAAAAAAAAGTAGTTCTATACGGACAATGCCGTGGGAATAAAAGgaaatgtgtggggtgggtgggggcattgggggaggggtggcatCCTTCCTGATCCAGTCAAGCCAGACTGGGCCATCTTTACACCACTCATTCTTGGGGTGGTAGGAATCGGGGCCCATCCGGGCCACATCTCACCCTACAGGAGCAATAATCGCTCAGTGAtgggttctctctcttttttgcctaTTCATCTTTTATTCATAATTCAGTTGCTGCTGGGGGGAATCTGTGTGGGGGGGGACTGAGCAGAGAACCCCCCTTCTATATAGCATTCTATATAGCAGGCCACATTTCCCTGCAGTTTTTATGAAGCGCTGGAAACTCAGGAAAAGGGGAAATGACGGCCCCGCGGCAGCAGTAACTCAAGCCGGCCGTGAATATATATTAAGGCATTAAAGGGGGGGGGCGCAATCAATAGACCCAATGCTTGGAAAGTGTGGGTGCTGACAGGGAGCAGGGTTGGGAGGCTGCAGAGAGGGGGCCTTCTGCCAGAGTTGCCTGAGCAGCGGTGAGTGGGGAAGCCAACTTTGCGAACTGTACGCGGCGGAGACAGCCATGGCAGGAATCAGGGCCAGCGTGAGCGGTCACAGGCGCCTCCCTGGAAGAAAGATGttcttctgctcctcctgctcctccaagAGAGGGATCCCAGAGGAGAAAGGGCTCCTGTCCTGGAAATCGTCCTTTTGAACGGAGTCCAGAGCAGGTCATTCGGAGTCAGCCCCGAGCCGTAGCCTGGCCAGCTGCGGAAAATCCTTCTTTTTACAGGCTGGCTGGCTGTAGGGGAAAGTCCCTTCTCGCCGTAATGGCAGAGGCTGAATGGGGAGAGACGTGACCGGCCTCTCCCAGAGAAAAGGGCAAAGCAGGGGAAAGGGAGCACTTTTGACGCCTACGGATTCCTGGGTAAACGGAGCGGACGGTGAAGCAGAGCAGAGGAGGGAAACGGCACAgacccgccccgccccgccccacttACTCAGGACAGTCAGCTTGGCGCGCCGCGACCGCAGGGCTGCCTCCGTAGCTTGGCACTCGTACGAGGCGTCGTCGGAGAGCTCAGCCGCACTGATCTCCAAGTTGTACTGTCCGGAGTCGGCGGCCCCAATGATCCTGTACCGCGGCCAGGCTGAGGAAAGAGAGGCGGGGGTCAGGCTGCGGCCAGCAGCAGCACAACAACAAATGCCCCTCATTGGAGCCTGGGCTCAGtgggccttccccccccccccatctatctGCATGCTAGGCCTCATCTCTGAGGCTTGTAAAGGGACGGCAGTGAAGACAGAGACTCTGAGCACGCACAGAGTTCCTTCCTCGCCAGAGGAACAGCGCATATGGCCTGACGTACATCCCTTTGCTCGCACTTCACACGGAACCGGCTCTGTGGTGCTGATGTCCACTCGCCACATTTGGCAAAGCCCTTCCTGGACTCTCCCAAATCCACTGGATGTGGAGGGACGTTGGTGAATATCTTGGAGAGCACCAGGAGGCCCACTGCAGATTCCTGCGGGATCCCACGGcctatctctccccccacccaccgcaCATGGGGAGAAGTATCCACAGAACATGGCACTTAGCAACGAATCCAgcatcttggggtggggggtggggggagaagggaagagacGCTCAGCTTCCATTTGTAAAAAGCCAACTTTCTAGCCCCTTGGAAGGCTATAAGATAAACTTGGTAATGAATGGGTAATACCTGTGAAATATCTAAAGCCAAGAGGGCAGGGGAGTGTGGGGAAGAGGTTCTGTGGGATTTCCAACAgccaagggggtgggtggggggtggcccAGCATAGTttgtaactccccccccctccgcagcATCCTATGCTAAAGAATGTAAACCTATGCTAATAAGCCAGGTGTGCAAAATTTACCCTGCTGGCAGAAGGTGGTGTTTCCTGGTGTAAAATTTTGGGTTGCTTCAGTGTGGagttaaacttttttaaaacgtcgggtatagaatcatagaatagcagagttggaaggggcctctaaggccttcgagtccaaccccctgctcagtgcaggaatccaccctaaagcatccctgacagatgcttgtccagctgcctcttgaaggcctccagtgtgggagagcccaccacctccctaggtcactggctccattgtcgtactgctctaacagtcaggaagtttttcctgatgtccagccagaatctgacgaccttttaagtatttgaagagtgcaatcctgtctcccctcaatcttctcttctccaggctaaacatgcccagttgtttcagtacCCTCAGCCCTGGGGGTTAGTGAGGGCCCGGAATAGGAAAAGTCCATGCAGAGGCCTGCAGGGTAACAATCCACAGAAAGTCCACCAGGCAGGTCCCAGGAAGGGAGCAGAGGGGTTTGAGGCCTTGTGGGGAAAGGCTCTCCAGCCTCCCCCAGTAGGTGGCACTGTTGGCCCACTAAATGGGGCAGCTGGGTCCGAAAGAGGGGTCATCTGGGGCTCGTGGTCAGGACAGTGGTTCAGGCAACCACCGTGGCTGGGAACCTCGCTGCTCCACCCCCAGAGAGAAGTTGCGTTTCCCCACAGCAGGGCCTCGGtcccaggggcaggcagagagggaaCCCAATCAGCACCGAGCCTCTTGCACCTGTCTCCGAGTTTCATGCACCCCAGTCTCCTGCCTCCGAGAGCAACGAGCCCTTCCGGGGCAGGAGAAGCCGACCCGAGGGGTGTGAGGGCAGCTGAAGGGCTCTTAAATAAAAGCAGGAGCAGGCAAGTCCACAGTCCCAGAGAGAAGGAATTTAGGTGCAAGGAGATGCTTtcacagcaggggtgcagaatccgGAGACCAAATCCAGTCAACGCGAGGCCCTGATCCAGCCCCCCAGGGCTCCCCAGGCAGCCACAGACCGTTCCCTTTTCCTGCTGACCAAAGGCTTCctaacatttgtgcaaatccttccccccccccccgtcccccggcATTCTAAAGAGATGAAATgcctcccccaaggttgagtttTATGTGCCACAAGAGCGAGATGCTCGAATAGGCTGATGCCCTACTCCCCttggcccctcccacccctggaatgcacacctcccccctcccccccccccccagcgcttctgtggaatggaatctggccctcgggCTGCGCAACACCCTTGTTTAGGGGAAGAGTAgaacagcctcccctcccccatcagccCCGGAAGGAAGCTGCTACCTTTAAGGCCCTGCCCCATCCCCAGGGCAAGGCCATCCTTGGTCCACTGCACGATCCCGGAGTAGTTCAGCACCACGCAGGAGAGCACGATCCGCTGCCCGGCCACCACCGTCTGGTCCTCGGGCTCTTCGACGAACCGGGTCTGTAGAACTAAGGAgccaaaagggagggggggagacggGTTCAAGGCTCCTTCTTTACTTATCCACCAGATTCACGGGGAGAGAACTGCCGTGTCCAGAGGCAGTCTATCCCAGAGCAGCAGAGGCTGAGAACAAAGAGAAGGGGCTAGCCATCTCCTCAGGACGGGCCCCTGGTCTCCGGCTCCTAAACGGCCTCTGGCCCCACGGCCGAACCCAACAGGCCGGTTCTGATGCAGGCTGGTGCTCCTCTCCTGAGAAATAGGAACACCCTGTCCCTCCACCACTGGCTTCTATGGTGTGCAAATAACTGGAGTTATCTATACAACAATGAAGTGCCCTGAAGTGCATTCTGTAACTGATTTCTGCATCGATCAGCAAGTGGTGCTATTCCTTCAGTGTGCTGGACGGAATCTCCTGGGCAAAGGCATTGCAGCGCTGCCTGCAAAACACCATTAACTCACTTGCCAGCCCTCCAAAGCAGGCATTAAGGGGGGGCCCAACGCACATGAGCTTCTCGCTAACCGTGCCGTGCGCCTCGCAACAGCAACGATCCGTTCTCTGCTCATGCTCCCTGCCCAGAGGATCAGGGGCACaaagtgcagccctcccaggccTCTCCCTGCTCAGAAGGGGAGATTGGGTCGATCGTCACAGAGCAGCGGCGGCAATCACACGGCACCAAGCCCCTGGGTCATGGGCGGATCGATTGATCGGCCAGCCGCAGCACATGCCAGCAGCTGCTTCCAAATGCCTGGCTCCGTGTGGGGCCAGAAAGAAATTGGGGCGCTCCAGGAAGAGAGACCACCTCCATTTTTCACCCCGTTTTAGCTACTTCATCAAGCAGGAGCCGATAGATTCTCCCAGAGACGTCAAAcgtgccttccccaacctggtgccctgcaggtgtGTGTCTGGTTGCaagtcccatgatccccagccattGGGAGcggcagtctgacacatctggaagggggtTAAATGGAGGCCAACGCCATGAATAGGGGCCTCCATCGgtcgggggagagagagagagagagagagacagagagacagagagacagagagagacgcTGGGCTCGTCCCTTCCGAAATCAATAAGTCAAACTCAGCCCGCAGCCATCCTGCCTCCGTCGTGCGCTGGGATCCTCTCCAACCTTTTGCCAACGGAATTAGGGTCATTCAGGCCCCGCCTCTCATGACACAGCTTCGCCCAGCCACCCTCGACTCAGCTCCGCAAGCCAGGatccttttacacacacacacacacacacacacacacacacacacacacacacacagccatggaCGGATTTCAAAGCCACTCCAGTTAAAGAGATATACTGGGGCACCTTCACCCAGTCCCAGtaccccctcccctgatgctgCGGACTACAACCCCTGGCACCCCTGACCagactggctggagctgatgggagctggagttcaaAACATCCCAACTACAGCAGGGGTGCCCAACCACAGGCCAGTGGGccatatgcacacacaccctggagTCCCCCAGAGTGCTGGGGTTCCCCTTCCACAAGCCCCgcctcctctccacccacccaccattgccatcttttgcctttggctccgcccaccactggaacgccccgcccctgagagcttcttggAAACCGAATCTGCCCGTTGGGCAGAAAGAggttgcagccccccccccaaatgagcaAAAGAGAACCGTCCTACCTAAAATAGGTGATCAGCTGatcaaaagaaaaatgcaaaagctGTTTATGGGTACGTTTATGGAATGATCACTTTGATttgtgagttttatttattttgatgccattattatatttatatcctcttaaaaggaacccaaagcggcgtacataatcctcctccttctctccatttttatcctcacaacaacaaccctgtgaggtgggttgggctgagagtttgtgactggctacAAGCCACCCAGATCTCCAGGgccccagtccaactctctagcccCTGTGCCACGCCGGCTCCCTGGTTTGTACCTGCCTTTCTGCGAAGAAAAATGGCCCTGAAGACAGCCTTTGTGCAAGAGGGAAGACGCAGCCCACCCCTCTGCCCCCTGTTCGAAGGTGTAACTTCTATGGACCTTGGAAGGGGTTGaatcccagccagcacggcccaGAATGCTAGGAACTGTAGTCCTAGACGGTCCCCTTGGTGCAGGCCAACGTCGCTCTTACAGCCTAAAAGCACAGAGTCAATTCTCTG comes from Elgaria multicarinata webbii isolate HBS135686 ecotype San Diego chromosome 21, rElgMul1.1.pri, whole genome shotgun sequence and encodes:
- the KIRREL1 gene encoding kin of IRRE-like protein 1, which codes for MLAWAVLWVFTGADAAFAQVLQTRFVEEPEDQTVVAGQRIVLSCVVLNYSGIVQWTKDGLALGMGQGLKAWPRYRIIGAADSGQYNLEISAAELSDDASYECQATEAALRSRRAKLTVLIPPEDPVIDGAPEILLRAGTPRNLTCRARNAKPAAAIVWFRDGMQQSEAATSTEVLPDGKRETTVSHLLINPTDQDIGRVYVCRCTNDAVPAGKETSVTLDVHHPPTVTLSIQPQTVQEGERVTFTCVATANPEIKGYRWAKGGMVIEDAQESKYETQVDYTFFTEPVSCEVHNDVGSTNVSTLVDVHFAPRIVVDPRPTTTDIGSDVTLTCVWAGNPPLTLTWTKKESNMVLSNSNQLYLKSVTQADAGQYVCKAIVPRIGVGEREVTLFVNGPPIISSESVQYAVRGNPGKVECFIGSTPLPDKIAWGWKENVLEKGTLERYTVERSNTGNGVLSTLSISSVMEVDFQTRFNCTAWNSFGPRTAIIQLEEKEVVPVGIIAGATIGAGILVIFCFIALACFLYRRRKGSRKDVTLRKLDIKVETVNREPLTLHTDREEDTASVSTATRVMKAIYSSFKDDVDLKQDLRCDTIDTREEYELKDPTNGYYNVRAHEDRPSSRTVLYADYRNPGPARYDARPSSRLSHSSGYAQLSTYGRAPASEYSGDPVPGPAPGAVATAETASQLSYENFAGHTPFSASAGYATYRLGYTQPPPPALDRATYDTYDPLGKYTTATRFSYTSSDYGQRFQQRMQTHV